The stretch of DNA ATTttaatttagagattcagtttCACTGGCCATGGTGATGTTTTTGTTTCTCGATATTCCAAGTTATTGCGCCAGAAGTACCCCTTTTTCACAAAATAACTTTAGGATTATGAGGCCAACGCTGCATATGTGATTCATAAGTGTCGGTGACTTGTAGCGGTATTTAGATTTAGTCAATTTGCTGGAACAGAAGTTTGAAATCGACAATGAAACATTACAGTCAGATCTGATTAGGAAAAGCATATCCAAACACCGAAACATTGCCGGAATATTCGATTGGCATCCACTTCCAAATCAATGCTGAACTATGTGGTGAATAAATCGAGCCACTCAGAAAATTTGGGTTGTAAAAGCAGCTCTTGCGTTTCATATCTGTGGCTTGCACTTCGATACTATTGCACTCGATGTTTGATGACTCTGAAACCGCCAAAAAATCTCCAGTGCTCGTAAAAAGGCAGAAGCCATCATCTACGGAGTATTTTCACCGCATTGATCGCCCAAGAAAtaagttaaataaataaattccacgtggttttatttatttatatctcaGATAATCACAATGGTTTGGTCACAATCGTAACTgtgacaggtgtcctgattttcaactccgaccagatggtatccctattctatgtattctatgtgatagcAACACATTTCTTTTGTGTTTGAGTGTTGGAAAAATCGTGAACTATTTAAAATTTTGTCTGATGATATTTCAAATCAATCTGTTTCTATTCGATTGGCGTTCGCAATCACAATCAATAATGCAGAAGATCAATCGGAAAACTAGATAGCCATTGTATCTATGCaaacaatggaaaaacaaaaaatattgtgcaCTCAAAAGTTTGAAAGATGAAACTTCTATGTTTTATTTCGTTGTTCATTTCAAAAtttgccacagcaaagcgtggcagggtaagTTCTTGAAGTTTAGATAACATGAATCGTGCTTTAATTTTTtcagtagttttaagtagtttttcagtagtgaaaagGCACGAATTTCTAACAGTTTTTGgagctctgaacaaataaatcaaggaatatttttactatcaattatttcattcaaatgaatcatcttttaacaatacaacaagaactaaatagaaaaaatatattcaaaattataaaacaaaatttactAAATGGCAGccgtttaaaaaaataaatatttttttgcactttttatgtgacattttcaattttttttaaataatgaaattagtgaattataattttttattgattcatgcgatagagagttaAAGATGTATAAAATTCACATCAAATTtggaataaatcggttcagtacaaatttagaagaaaaaaaatcatgcgatagagagatgtataaaGATTTATTCACATCAAACCTGGAATTAATCAATTCAGTAGAGTTTGAGATATCGAAACTAGATAAAATTAGTTTCGGGAAAAAAGCGTTTATGTATTCTTGATTGTCTTAACTTAAGAGATATGAAGAAAACAAGTTTAggagttttttttctaatttgtagactagaatacccccttaataccATTTCAATTATTGGATGAACAGAGTTTGATTTTTCAGAAGTAGTCGAAAGTATCAAATAGAAACAAAATCAAGATATCTCCAAGCAACACTTTTGTTCGTTTTACTATGTCTTGCATTTACGCACCATCTTTACATGTCCATCTTCAACGAACACTATATAACCATTTGACCCGTTAGTCTGAATTCTTCACCAAACGACAGAAAATACTTCGTCAATTCGTCAATTCGTCTcataactaattttttttcttgggatTTGATAAATaagtttgtttctttttttctgtTCTCTTTTACTCCAGAATGTTGTTACGAGTTTTGTCGCTATATTTGTGCTTTGAACTGGGTTCTACAGGACATGTTGCCGTCCAACTACCATACGCAAATCCAGCAGGAATAGCCTACATCAATGGAAAAACGCATGCTCAGGCTGGATTATTGGCTGGTCCGGTGAGGTATCGATCGGCCAACTACATCCAGGGACAACAACTTCCCATCCATGCCTACCAAGTAGCAGGGACTCCATCTGTTTACTCGTATAACCTACCAGAAGCACCTGTATCGGTAGCCTCACATCCTTTCTATACCTACAATCATGCAGCCGTAACGCCAGTAATATATGGAGCCGTTCAACGACCACCTACAGTGGTGTTTAAGCCCCAACCAATACATCCAGTAATTACACAATTTCATCCGCCGGATATCCAACCAACTTACATTCCAACAGTAACTACCGTGCCCGTTCACATACCTATCGAACATGTGACACCCACAGTACCCATAATTCCACCGACACCAGTAAAACCTGTGACACCGAAAGCACACGTACCCCCAGTTACTACTACGGTTACCAAAACAATCACGCAACAGCACGGTTACGAACAGCACGGTGTTACGAACACTCAAACTCCGTTGCCTGTAATAAGATCTCGCAAATACAAAGTAAGGAGGCCCGCCATTCACAACCAATTTTATGATATAGAAGAACGTGTTATTATTCGTCCGGTTGGCAATGCTTTGATAGAACTGGAACAGCCTTTATCTCAAACTGAAACCGGAATCGGAAGACAACCAGATGATCATCAATTTGCTCATTCGAACAATGGACAAGAAGGTGGCCATACTATAATTACTCAAACAACGACGGTGACGCAAAGACCTGGAACTGCACAGCAGCATCCCGTATACACCCAGCCGCCAGTATATAATACCCCGGAGACTCCTCAACATCCTTTATACAATCAGCAACCGGTACATAATACTCCAGTCGCACAATATCCGTACGAGTTTCATCAGATACCAGTGTATAATACTCCAACGGCTCAACCGCATCCTGTGATCATTCACACAAGTAATACAGGACAAGTTCCGCATCCTACAGTTACACCACAAACTCCAATCTACGTGAATCATGTTCAACCTGTGTACATTCCGACAAATGCTATTCCTGTGACCACCATTAAACCTCCGCATGTGTCTGTACCTGTAGTTACAACTCCACACCCCTCTTATATACCTTCAACAAGTACAGATAGTAGTACTCTCGATTATGATGACACAATAGTTATCGACGCACGCAGTGGTGGCCGAGCATCCTCCTCCACTGAAAACCCATATCACTATACAACAATTGATTCAACCGCTAAATATCGAACATATAACAACTACACCGTTGAAGATTCACCGAAACGTGGGGATATTGCCATCAGTTACGCTACTGAGGCGACCCATCAAAGTTTATCGAACGAGTTCGACAATAAAACTCCTCGATCTTCTACCATTGAACCAGAAGTGGCGACTTCAACTAATGTGCCAAATCCAACAATAAACGCACGTTTTGCCAATGAAAATAACAATCCAGCAGAATCCCGAGATCAGCAATCGTCGGCATCCCGGAACACTGGCTACACTGAAACGACAGTTTCTTCTCCAAGGGTAATAGTTTCGAGCAACGTTTCACCTGACCAGGCTCGTGCCAATCAGGAACAATTTATTCGATTACTTTCCGAGAGGGATTCCATTTCCGAGGTTGGTTTTAGTCCAAACAGCGGCACGTCGGGCAGCGTGATCGACGCGTACGTTCGGGGTCGTGTGCTGTCTGCAACTCCTGCCCCGCGCGATGCTACCGATTCCAGCAGGACAGTCAATATTCGACGAATTATAGTTTCTCGACCAATCGAAACTGAGCAAGAGGTGGAGGTACGAGAACAAGTACGCCCCGTACAGCACCCCGGATACCACACCACTTCGGGTCCTCACCAGGTGCCCGTTTATTCAGAAGTAAGACCCCCGGCATTCGCAAATGATTATGTTGATTGAAACAATGCATTTAAATGTTGACTAATAAACGAAATCGAGTAATAAAATGTGGTAACTTTCTCTTTCTTCCATTCTTGAATTGAAATTCAGCGAGAATGAAGAAACTCACGATCCAGTTCACTTGGCGTGTGTCAGCTCGTGCTCGATCAATTGTTTAAACGGCGGTGTCACGACATTGCTTATTCATTTTAGTTcggaaataaacaaaaagaaaacGCCCTAGACCTTTCCAGGTTTGTGTTTCAAGCATGTGGAAGGAATGTTGGGTAATCTCTTACTTCCGTCTTCAGCCAACTTCCCCCAAATAGTTGTTATACTTGCTCCAGTTAACACacaccgtt from Toxorhynchites rutilus septentrionalis strain SRP chromosome 3, ASM2978413v1, whole genome shotgun sequence encodes:
- the LOC129777677 gene encoding uncharacterized protein LOC129777677 yields the protein MLLRVLSLYLCFELGSTGHVAVQLPYANPAGIAYINGKTHAQAGLLAGPVRYRSANYIQGQQLPIHAYQVAGTPSVYSYNLPEAPVSVASHPFYTYNHAAVTPVIYGAVQRPPTVVFKPQPIHPVITQFHPPDIQPTYIPTVTTVPVHIPIEHVTPTVPIIPPTPVKPVTPKAHVPPVTTTVTKTITQQHGYEQHGVTNTQTPLPVIRSRKYKVRRPAIHNQFYDIEERVIIRPVGNALIELEQPLSQTETGIGRQPDDHQFAHSNNGQEGGHTIITQTTTVTQRPGTAQQHPVYTQPPVYNTPETPQHPLYNQQPVHNTPVAQYPYEFHQIPVYNTPTAQPHPVIIHTSNTGQVPHPTVTPQTPIYVNHVQPVYIPTNAIPVTTIKPPHVSVPVVTTPHPSYIPSTSTDSSTLDYDDTIVIDARSGGRASSSTENPYHYTTIDSTAKYRTYNNYTVEDSPKRGDIAISYATEATHQSLSNEFDNKTPRSSTIEPEVATSTNVPNPTINARFANENNNPAESRDQQSSASRNTGYTETTVSSPRVIVSSNVSPDQARANQEQFIRLLSERDSISEVGFSPNSGTSGSVIDAYVRGRVLSATPAPRDATDSSRTVNIRRIIVSRPIETEQEVEVREQVRPVQHPGYHTTSGPHQVPVYSEVRPPAFANDYVD